The Sulfurimonas sp. HSL-1716 sequence GGTTTTGCGAAAGCAAAAAGTTTCTTTAGAAAATTTCTGGCTGAAAAAGCCTTTAAAGGACCTTATATGGTAACTATGAAAGACCTACTAGAATGTGGTGTACACTTCGGACACCAAACCCGTCGTTGGAACCCAAAGATGAAAAAATATATCTTCGGTGTGCGTAAAAATATCCATATCATCGATCTACAAAAAACATTGCGTTATTTCCGCAATACATATCAAATCGTCGTCGATGCTGCAGCTGAAGGAAAAACAGTCCTTTTTGTCGGAACAAAAAAACAAGCTCGCAATACTTTAAAAGAAGCGGCACTGAAATGCGGTATGCCATATGTTGAAAATCGCTGGTTAGGCGGTATGCTTACGAACTTCGAAACTATCCAAAAGTCTATCCGTAAACTTGAAGCTATCGAGCAGATGGAAGAAAACGGACAGATGTCGCTTTTAACTAAAAAAGAGGCGTTGATGCTTTCTCGTCAAAAAGAGAAACTTTCTTCATACTTCGGCGGTATCCGTGATATGAAAAAACTTCCGGATATGCTTTTCGTACTGGATGCGGCAAAAGAACATATCGCAGTTTTGGAAGCTCGTTGTCTAAACATTCCTATCGTTGCGCCGTTAGATACTAACTGTGATCCGGACCTTATCGATTTCCCGATCCCTGGTAATGATGATGCTATCCGTTCTATCCAGCTTTTCTGTAATGAAATGGCTGAAGCGATCAACGAAGGTAAAGCATTGGCAAACGGCGGTTCTACTACTGATGTAGAAGAGGAGATGGAAGCTGCAAACGCTAAAGAAGTTGAAGCGGAAGAAGCAGCGGAAGAAACAGCAGAAGAGGAAGAGTAATCATGGCAGAAATCACAGCAGCAATGGTGAAGGAGCTTAGAACAGCTACCGATGCACCAATGATGGATTGTAAAAAAGCATTGACAGAAACTGACGGAGATATGGAAAAAGCAAAAGAGTATCTTCGTGACCGCGGTATCGCCAAGTCGGCTAAAAAAGCTGACCGTGTTGCTGCTGAAGGTTCTATCGGTCTAAAAATCGCTGACGATTTCTCTAAAGCGACATTGGTAGAAGTAAACTCAGAAACAGACTTCGTTGCGAAAAACGACGGTTTCAAAGACCTTGTTTCAAAATCTGTTTCTCAAGCTTTTACAAATGAGTGTGGTGATGTTACGGCTCTTCGCGAAACTGAGATGGACGGTAAATCTTTTGCATTGGTATTCGATGAAGCAGTAGCAAAGATCGGTGAAAAAATCGAGATCCGCCGTATCGCTACATTGACCGGCAACGAGAACACTATTATCAACGGTTATGTTCACTCAAACACTCGTATCGGTGTTATCGTCGCTATCGAATGTGACAGTGCTAAAACTGCACAAGCTATGGTCGATACGGCTAAAAACGTTGCAATGCATGCATCTGCAATGAAACCTACGACTCTTAGCTACAAAGATTTCGATGCTCAGTACGTTGCAGATGAAACTGCAGGACGTATCGAAGT is a genomic window containing:
- the rpsB gene encoding 30S ribosomal protein S2 — protein: MVTMKDLLECGVHFGHQTRRWNPKMKKYIFGVRKNIHIIDLQKTLRYFRNTYQIVVDAAAEGKTVLFVGTKKQARNTLKEAALKCGMPYVENRWLGGMLTNFETIQKSIRKLEAIEQMEENGQMSLLTKKEALMLSRQKEKLSSYFGGIRDMKKLPDMLFVLDAAKEHIAVLEARCLNIPIVAPLDTNCDPDLIDFPIPGNDDAIRSIQLFCNEMAEAINEGKALANGGSTTDVEEEMEAANAKEVEAEEAAEETAEEEE
- the tsf gene encoding translation elongation factor Ts, whose product is MAEITAAMVKELRTATDAPMMDCKKALTETDGDMEKAKEYLRDRGIAKSAKKADRVAAEGSIGLKIADDFSKATLVEVNSETDFVAKNDGFKDLVSKSVSQAFTNECGDVTALRETEMDGKSFALVFDEAVAKIGEKIEIRRIATLTGNENTIINGYVHSNTRIGVIVAIECDSAKTAQAMVDTAKNVAMHASAMKPTTLSYKDFDAQYVADETAGRIEVIKKENEELARLKKPLKNVPQYVSRCQLTDEVIAQAEADIKAALKEQGKPEQIWDKIVPGQLARFIDDNSTLDKEQALLDQNYVLDDKKTVAEAVEAAGKAAGGSAKIAAFFRLEVGEGIEKKVDDFAAEVAAQMA